Proteins from a genomic interval of Mycolicibacterium grossiae:
- the uca gene encoding urea carboxylase: MTRTALIANRGEIAVRLIRGARSVGLRTVAVFSDADRGAPHVRLADDAVRLGPAAPGESYLRADAILAAAAATGADLVHPGYGFLSEDADFADAVERAGLTFVGPTPHQLRVFGTKHTARAAARSAGVPVFPGTELLNSATAATAAAAEIGYPVMLKATGGGGGIGMQVCRDAAELRAAYDRVVRLAERSFGAAGVFLERFVEHARHVEVQVFGDGTGRVVSLGDRDCSLQRRNQKVLEEAPAPGLDDALRERLHASSRALASSVNYRSAGTVEFVYDPRHAEASFLEVNARLQVEHPVTEAVTGIDLAAWMFRLALGETDVFADHLDPSGSGAVGVHGHAVEARVYAEDPARDYRPSTGTLTAVAFPDDARVDTWVAQGTEVSAFYDPLLAKIVTTGDDRDAALDALGAALDATVLHGIEVNVGTLRAAVDDADVRAARHDTATLAGVADPRPRITVERPGLLTTVQDLPGRIGLWNVGVPPSGPMDDLSFRLGNAALGNDEGAPGLECTASGPALRVTHSTTVCVTGASCPVTVDGMPVPMWEPVDMPAGALLDVGAAERGLRTYVLVAGGLDVPTYLGSAATFTLGRFGGHGGRQLVTGDVLRARPAAAVVGPVPPAQRPTLGTQWHLAVTEGPHGAPEFFTRADLETLFATPYRVHFNSARTGVRLEGPKPQWSRPDGGQAGLHPSNIHDTAYSIGALDFTGDTPILLGPDGPSLGGFVCPVTVVSAERWKLGQLRPGDTVRFVPVRADQAPSKHEKRFFTTLFASGGDGDDGVLARRERDGAPTVTYRRNGDDNVLVEYGDMVLDLALRARVHALHQRLEAVAAEGAVTGIVDLTPGIRSLQVHVDPDRLPTAALLEVLADLEDELPATSELVVPSRTVRLPLSWDDPATREAIARYTSGVRDDAPWCPSNIEFIRRINGLASQDDVRDVVYSAEYLTLGLGDVYLGAPVATPLDPRHRLVTTKYNPARTWTAENSVGIGGAYLCIYGMEGPGGYQFVGRTTQVWSTYRHTAPFEAEKPWLLRFFDRISWYPVSAEELLDLRADLAAGRGTVDVADGTFSLAEHERFLAENATDIAAFRERQSAAFAQERAAWAAAGEFDRAERAQSRAVAPTADLVLDAGAERVDAPFSSSVWKVDVHVGDAVVAGQPLLALEAMKMETVMRAPVDGVVTHVLVQAGHQVDPGAPLVVVDRADVAGIPA; encoded by the coding sequence GTGACGCGCACCGCGCTGATCGCCAACCGCGGCGAGATCGCCGTCCGGTTGATCCGCGGCGCCCGGTCCGTCGGGCTGCGCACCGTGGCGGTGTTCTCCGACGCCGATCGCGGTGCCCCGCACGTGCGCCTCGCCGATGACGCGGTGCGCCTCGGCCCCGCCGCGCCGGGGGAGAGCTACCTGCGGGCCGACGCCATCCTCGCCGCGGCGGCTGCCACCGGCGCCGACCTCGTCCATCCCGGATACGGATTCCTCTCCGAGGATGCGGATTTCGCGGATGCGGTCGAGCGGGCCGGGCTGACGTTCGTCGGTCCCACGCCCCACCAGCTGCGCGTGTTCGGCACCAAGCACACCGCCCGGGCGGCGGCGCGCAGCGCGGGAGTTCCGGTCTTCCCGGGCACCGAGCTGCTGAACAGCGCCACGGCCGCCACCGCGGCGGCCGCCGAGATCGGCTATCCCGTCATGCTCAAGGCGACCGGCGGTGGCGGCGGCATCGGCATGCAGGTCTGCCGCGACGCCGCCGAACTGCGCGCCGCCTACGACCGGGTGGTCCGGCTGGCCGAGCGCAGCTTCGGCGCGGCCGGCGTGTTCCTCGAGCGCTTCGTCGAGCACGCGCGCCACGTCGAGGTGCAGGTGTTCGGTGACGGCACGGGACGGGTGGTGTCCCTGGGCGACCGGGACTGCTCTCTGCAGCGCCGCAATCAGAAGGTGCTCGAGGAGGCGCCCGCGCCGGGACTCGACGACGCGCTGCGCGAACGGCTGCACGCCTCGTCGCGCGCGCTCGCCTCGTCGGTGAACTACCGCTCGGCGGGCACCGTCGAGTTCGTCTACGACCCCCGCCACGCCGAGGCCTCCTTCCTGGAGGTCAATGCCCGGTTGCAGGTCGAACACCCCGTCACCGAGGCGGTCACCGGAATCGATCTGGCGGCGTGGATGTTCCGGCTCGCCCTCGGCGAGACCGACGTCTTCGCCGACCACCTCGACCCCTCCGGCAGCGGCGCGGTCGGCGTCCACGGACATGCCGTCGAGGCCCGCGTCTACGCCGAGGACCCGGCACGCGACTACCGTCCGAGCACCGGCACGCTGACCGCGGTCGCGTTTCCCGACGACGCCCGCGTCGACACCTGGGTCGCCCAGGGCACCGAGGTGTCCGCGTTCTACGACCCGCTGCTCGCCAAGATCGTCACGACCGGCGACGACCGCGACGCGGCCCTCGACGCCCTCGGCGCCGCCCTCGACGCGACGGTGCTGCACGGCATCGAGGTCAACGTCGGCACCCTGCGCGCCGCCGTCGACGACGCGGACGTCCGTGCGGCGCGCCACGACACCGCCACGCTGGCCGGCGTCGCCGACCCCCGTCCGCGCATCACCGTCGAGCGCCCGGGGCTGCTCACCACCGTGCAGGACCTCCCCGGCCGCATCGGCCTGTGGAACGTCGGCGTCCCCCCCAGCGGCCCGATGGACGACCTGTCCTTCCGGCTGGGCAACGCCGCCCTCGGCAACGACGAGGGGGCACCCGGACTCGAATGCACCGCTTCGGGACCGGCGCTGCGCGTGACGCATTCGACGACGGTGTGCGTCACCGGCGCGTCGTGTCCCGTCACCGTCGACGGGATGCCGGTCCCCATGTGGGAGCCGGTCGACATGCCCGCCGGAGCGCTCCTCGACGTGGGCGCGGCCGAACGTGGGCTGCGCACCTACGTGCTCGTCGCCGGCGGCCTCGACGTACCGACCTACCTCGGCAGCGCCGCGACGTTCACCCTCGGCCGGTTCGGCGGGCACGGCGGACGGCAGCTGGTCACCGGCGACGTGCTGCGCGCCCGGCCCGCCGCGGCCGTCGTCGGCCCCGTGCCGCCCGCGCAGCGGCCCACGCTCGGTACCCAGTGGCACCTCGCGGTCACCGAGGGCCCGCACGGCGCACCGGAGTTCTTCACCCGCGCCGATCTCGAGACGCTGTTCGCAACGCCCTACCGCGTGCACTTCAACTCCGCGCGTACCGGCGTGCGCCTCGAGGGACCGAAACCGCAGTGGTCCCGCCCGGACGGGGGACAGGCGGGACTGCACCCGTCCAACATCCACGACACCGCCTACTCGATCGGCGCGCTCGACTTCACCGGCGATACGCCGATCCTGCTCGGTCCGGACGGCCCCAGCCTCGGCGGCTTCGTGTGCCCGGTCACCGTGGTGTCCGCCGAGCGGTGGAAGTTGGGCCAGCTGCGCCCGGGTGACACCGTGCGCTTCGTCCCGGTGCGGGCCGACCAGGCGCCCTCGAAGCACGAGAAACGGTTCTTCACAACGTTGTTCGCGAGTGGTGGGGACGGGGACGACGGCGTGCTGGCGCGCCGTGAACGCGACGGCGCACCGACGGTCACCTACCGGCGCAACGGCGACGACAACGTGCTCGTCGAGTACGGCGACATGGTGCTCGACCTCGCGCTGCGCGCCCGCGTGCATGCGCTGCACCAGCGGCTGGAGGCCGTCGCGGCCGAGGGTGCGGTCACCGGCATCGTCGACCTCACCCCGGGCATACGGTCGCTGCAGGTGCACGTCGATCCCGACCGGCTCCCGACCGCGGCCCTCCTGGAAGTGCTCGCCGACCTCGAGGACGAGCTGCCCGCGACGTCGGAGTTGGTGGTGCCCAGCCGCACCGTGCGCCTGCCGCTGTCCTGGGACGACCCCGCGACGCGCGAGGCGATCGCCCGCTACACCTCCGGGGTGCGCGACGACGCCCCCTGGTGCCCGTCGAACATCGAATTCATCCGGCGCATCAACGGATTGGCGTCCCAGGACGACGTCCGCGACGTCGTGTACTCCGCGGAGTACCTGACGCTCGGCCTCGGCGACGTCTACCTCGGCGCGCCGGTCGCGACGCCGCTCGACCCGCGGCACCGGTTGGTGACGACGAAGTACAACCCCGCCCGAACGTGGACGGCGGAGAACTCCGTCGGCATCGGCGGCGCGTACCTGTGCATCTACGGCATGGAGGGGCCCGGCGGCTACCAGTTCGTCGGCCGCACCACCCAGGTATGGAGCACCTACCGCCACACCGCCCCGTTCGAGGCCGAGAAGCCCTGGCTGCTCCGGTTCTTCGACCGCATCTCGTGGTACCCGGTGTCGGCCGAGGAACTCCTGGACCTGCGCGCCGACCTCGCCGCGGGCCGCGGCACGGTCGACGTCGCCGACGGCACGTTCTCCCTCGCCGAGCACGAGCGCTTCCTCGCCGAGAACGCCACGGACATCGCGGCGTTCCGCGAACGGCAGAGTGCGGCGTTCGCCCAGGAGCGCGCCGCCTGGGCGGCCGCCGGCGAGTTCGACCGGGCCGAACGTGCCCAATCCCGGGCGGTCGCACCGACCGCCGACCTGGTCCTCGACGCCGGCGCCGAACGCGTCGACGCCCCGTTCTCGTCCAGCGTGTGGAAGGTGGACGTGCACGTCGGTGACGCGGTGGTGGCCGGTCAACCCCTGCTGGCGCTGGAGGCCATGAAGATGGAGACCGTGATGCGGGCGCCCGTCGACGGCGTCGTGACCCACGTGCTGGTGCAGGCGGGCCACCAGGTGGATCCCGGCGCACCGCTGGTCGTGGTCGACCGCGCCGACGTGGCGGGCATCCCGGCATGA
- the atzF gene encoding allophanate hydrolase, protein MSAVDRVRAAYAAIAATDRPEIWIALRPMADTLAEAEAVDAAAAAGEELPLAGLVAAVKNNVDVAGLPTTAACPGFATTPAAVDAPVVARLRAAGAVVLGATNLDQFATGLVGTRSPYGAVRDARRPAHVSGGSSAGSAVAVALGLVDVALGTDTAGSGRVPAALQGIVGIKPTIGVVPVDGVVPACRRYDCVTVFARDIDTADVAMGVIAGPGDDAGARPFAPGAPLAAPDVPVVAVPSDVPGLSPAWREAFHAAAVRLAESGVTVREVDIAPFLAAARLLYDGGLVAERHEAVGDFVDAHRDDADAAVDSTVGAIVSAAGTVAATTLLRDRVRLMELTSVAMASIAECDAMLVPTTTEHPTLAEVAAEPVAVNARLGTYTNFCNLMDLCAVAVPSGTAGDDQFGVSVIARAGADAVALDLARRVVAPTPPVAAPGAAAAAASAAPWPTRAGLSAVELLVVGAHLRGQPLTWQLTDRGARWLGPTRTAPLYRMARLDTSPPKPGLTRVGAADGVSIGGELWLVGTAMLGDFLAALPEPMSLGRVTLADGTDVVGFGCAFDAWRDGVDVSGYGDWPSYLRAAAAPSAEPSSDAARV, encoded by the coding sequence ATGAGCGCCGTCGACCGCGTCCGCGCGGCATACGCCGCGATCGCCGCCACCGACCGGCCGGAGATCTGGATCGCGCTGCGTCCCATGGCCGACACCCTCGCCGAGGCCGAGGCGGTCGACGCCGCGGCCGCCGCGGGGGAGGAACTGCCGCTCGCCGGACTGGTCGCTGCGGTGAAGAACAACGTCGACGTCGCCGGGCTGCCCACCACGGCCGCATGTCCCGGCTTCGCAACCACACCGGCGGCCGTCGACGCCCCCGTGGTGGCGCGGCTGCGGGCCGCGGGCGCGGTGGTGCTGGGCGCCACCAACCTCGACCAGTTCGCCACGGGGCTCGTCGGCACCCGCAGCCCCTACGGCGCGGTCCGGGACGCCCGTCGTCCCGCGCACGTCTCCGGGGGTTCCAGTGCCGGCTCCGCCGTCGCCGTCGCACTCGGTCTGGTCGACGTCGCGCTCGGCACCGACACCGCCGGGTCGGGACGCGTCCCGGCGGCGCTGCAGGGCATCGTGGGCATCAAGCCGACGATCGGGGTCGTCCCCGTCGACGGTGTGGTCCCGGCCTGCCGCCGCTACGACTGCGTCACCGTGTTCGCCCGCGACATCGACACCGCCGACGTCGCGATGGGCGTCATCGCCGGCCCGGGGGACGACGCGGGCGCCCGCCCGTTCGCCCCCGGTGCGCCGCTGGCGGCGCCGGACGTCCCGGTCGTGGCGGTACCCAGCGATGTGCCCGGGCTCTCGCCGGCGTGGCGGGAGGCCTTCCACGCGGCCGCCGTCCGGCTGGCCGAGAGCGGCGTCACGGTGCGCGAGGTCGACATCGCTCCCTTCCTCGCGGCCGCGCGCCTGCTCTACGACGGTGGTCTGGTCGCCGAGCGGCACGAAGCGGTCGGCGACTTCGTCGACGCGCACCGCGACGACGCGGACGCCGCGGTCGACTCGACCGTCGGCGCCATCGTCTCGGCGGCGGGCACCGTCGCGGCCACCACGCTGCTGCGCGACCGCGTGCGGCTGATGGAACTCACCTCGGTCGCCATGGCGTCGATCGCTGAGTGCGACGCCATGCTGGTGCCAACCACCACCGAACATCCCACCCTCGCCGAGGTGGCCGCCGAACCCGTTGCCGTCAACGCGCGGCTGGGGACCTACACCAACTTCTGCAACCTAATGGATCTGTGCGCAGTGGCCGTCCCCTCGGGCACGGCGGGCGACGACCAGTTCGGCGTCTCGGTGATCGCCCGGGCCGGCGCCGACGCCGTCGCGCTCGACCTGGCCCGGCGGGTCGTCGCCCCGACGCCCCCGGTCGCCGCGCCCGGAGCGGCGGCCGCCGCGGCGAGTGCCGCGCCGTGGCCGACGCGCGCCGGTCTGTCCGCCGTCGAGCTGCTCGTCGTCGGCGCGCACCTACGGGGTCAGCCGCTCACCTGGCAGCTGACCGACCGCGGCGCGCGCTGGCTGGGTCCGACGCGCACCGCGCCGCTCTATCGGATGGCGCGCCTGGACACCAGCCCGCCGAAACCCGGGCTCACCCGCGTCGGCGCCGCCGACGGCGTGTCGATCGGCGGCGAACTGTGGCTGGTGGGCACGGCGATGCTGGGCGACTTCCTCGCCGCGCTGCCCGAGCCGATGTCGCTGGGGCGGGTGACCCTCGCCGACGGCACCGACGTCGTGGGATTCGGGTGCGCCTTCGACGCCTGGCGCGACGGCGTGGACGTCTCCGGGTACGGCGACTGGCCGAGCTATCTGAGGGCGGCGGCTGCGCCGTCGGCGGAACCGTCCTCGGATGCAGCCCGGGTGTAG
- a CDS encoding TetR/AcrR family transcriptional regulator, producing MSLTRAGRPRLHDQRRPGTTARDEILDAAGELFTTAGYTATSTRSIAESVGIRQASLYHYFKTKDDILCALLSQTVAPTLGFIPSLLGAQPALTAAEHLHALAAFDGEQLLSGRWNLGALYLLPELRDARLEPFWSDRERLRLHYLALSRAVIDQTGVHPAAADLPFRLVESLVNVWSVPEGPQRAELPLHVADAGLRVLGVADDAMRALRRRSLREMRRYTRAASEDGSADGAAAALR from the coding sequence ATGTCGCTGACCCGGGCCGGTCGCCCCCGCCTGCACGACCAGCGCCGTCCGGGAACGACGGCGCGTGACGAAATCCTCGATGCCGCAGGCGAACTCTTCACCACCGCCGGCTACACCGCCACCTCGACGCGGTCGATCGCCGAGTCGGTCGGGATCCGGCAGGCGTCGCTGTACCACTACTTCAAGACCAAGGACGACATCCTGTGCGCGCTGCTGAGCCAGACCGTCGCGCCCACACTGGGTTTCATTCCGAGCCTCCTCGGCGCCCAGCCGGCGCTCACCGCGGCCGAGCACCTGCACGCACTGGCCGCGTTCGACGGTGAGCAACTCCTGTCCGGGCGGTGGAACCTCGGGGCGCTGTACCTGCTGCCCGAACTGCGCGACGCCCGCCTGGAGCCGTTCTGGTCCGACCGCGAGCGGCTGCGGTTGCACTACCTGGCGCTGAGCCGCGCGGTGATCGACCAGACCGGCGTGCACCCCGCCGCGGCCGATCTGCCGTTCCGCCTGGTGGAGTCACTGGTCAACGTGTGGTCGGTGCCCGAGGGGCCGCAACGCGCCGAGCTGCCGCTGCACGTGGCCGACGCCGGCCTACGCGTGCTCGGCGTCGCCGACGACGCGATGCGGGCGCTGCGCCGCCGCAGCCTGCGCGAGATGCGCCGCTACACCCGGGCTGCATCCGAGGACGGTTCCGCCGACGGCGCAGCCGCCGCCCTCAGATAG
- a CDS encoding dipeptide ABC transporter ATP-binding protein, whose product MGMAASAVDADRDTAAPVPSGVPPTADPVATVGDLRVTFRRNGADVHALRGVSLAIAPGEILGLVGESGSGKSVLGFTLLGLLPEGAAVDGTVRVTGSDMVHGDAKALRKVRRLDLGAVFQDPMTSLNPTMRIGRQVAEAAGSDAEALRLLTAVGIPDPARRMRAFPHELSGGLRQRVMIAIAIAGDPALIIADEPTTALDVTVQAQVLRLLRRLRDEIGCSIVLITHDLGVAAQISDRIAVLYAGRIAEIGPTADVLGTPAHPYTHGLLRSRLTLETARDRRLAALAGSVPSPVAPPPGCAFAPRCALSDDDCTRTPPEPIAVAPTRVSACIRTVADVTAGLGTTATNTSEPYPATAGTSDQPPAVVLRDVTKSFTVARHGKLQALRGVSLRVGHGESVALVGESGSGKSTLLRVIAGLEKATSGTVDLPGGRRPQMVFQDAGASLTPWLSVGELIAERLRGTGASRRERRDAVVEVLERVGLPADVATSRAGQLSGGQRQRVSLARATVVPPSVLLCDEPTSALDVSLAASVLNLIGDLRRTLDMSVVFVTHDLSVARVVADRIAVMYLGRIVEIGPAERVIGAPAHPYTQALVDSIPDLGRESRVLAGEPASPLSPPSGCAFHPRCPISVDTCGAEDLDVRLEGTPANPHQVACIERRAL is encoded by the coding sequence ATGGGCATGGCCGCATCCGCAGTCGACGCCGACCGTGACACCGCTGCGCCGGTGCCGTCCGGGGTCCCGCCGACGGCCGACCCGGTCGCCACCGTCGGCGACCTGCGAGTCACGTTCCGCCGCAACGGCGCCGACGTGCATGCGCTGCGCGGCGTCTCGCTGGCGATCGCACCCGGCGAGATCCTCGGCCTGGTCGGCGAATCCGGATCCGGCAAGAGCGTCCTGGGCTTCACCCTGCTCGGCCTGCTGCCCGAGGGCGCCGCGGTCGACGGCACCGTGCGCGTCACCGGCTCGGACATGGTGCACGGCGACGCCAAGGCGCTCCGCAAGGTCCGCCGCCTCGACCTCGGTGCGGTGTTCCAGGACCCCATGACGTCGCTCAACCCCACGATGCGCATCGGCAGGCAGGTCGCCGAAGCCGCGGGAAGCGACGCCGAGGCCCTGCGCCTGCTGACGGCCGTCGGCATCCCCGACCCCGCGCGGCGGATGCGCGCGTTCCCGCACGAGCTGTCCGGCGGCCTGCGCCAGCGCGTCATGATCGCGATCGCGATCGCCGGCGATCCCGCCCTCATCATCGCCGACGAGCCGACCACCGCGCTGGACGTCACCGTGCAGGCGCAGGTCCTGCGCCTGCTGCGGCGGCTGCGCGACGAGATCGGTTGCAGCATCGTGTTGATCACCCACGACCTCGGCGTCGCCGCGCAGATCTCCGATCGCATCGCGGTGCTGTACGCCGGGCGCATCGCCGAGATCGGGCCCACCGCCGACGTTCTCGGCACCCCGGCGCACCCCTACACGCACGGACTACTGCGCTCCCGGCTGACGCTCGAGACGGCTCGCGACCGTCGGCTCGCCGCCCTCGCCGGCTCGGTGCCCAGCCCCGTCGCGCCGCCCCCGGGCTGCGCCTTCGCCCCGCGCTGCGCGCTGTCCGACGACGACTGCACCCGCACGCCACCGGAGCCCATCGCCGTCGCCCCCACCCGCGTCAGCGCCTGCATCCGCACCGTGGCCGACGTCACCGCAGGCCTCGGGACGACGGCGACGAACACCTCCGAGCCGTACCCCGCGACCGCCGGGACGTCCGATCAGCCGCCCGCCGTCGTGCTGCGTGACGTCACCAAGTCGTTCACCGTCGCGCGTCACGGCAAGCTGCAGGCGCTGCGCGGCGTGTCGCTGCGCGTCGGGCACGGCGAATCGGTGGCACTGGTGGGGGAGAGCGGATCGGGCAAGTCGACGCTGCTGCGGGTCATCGCCGGTCTGGAGAAGGCGACCTCGGGCACCGTCGACCTCCCGGGCGGCCGCCGCCCGCAGATGGTCTTCCAGGACGCGGGCGCCTCGTTGACGCCGTGGCTGTCGGTCGGCGAGCTCATCGCCGAGCGGCTCCGGGGCACCGGGGCGTCGCGCCGCGAGCGCCGCGATGCGGTGGTCGAGGTGCTCGAACGCGTCGGCCTGCCCGCCGACGTCGCGACGTCGCGCGCCGGCCAGCTGTCCGGCGGCCAGCGGCAGCGCGTCTCACTGGCCCGGGCCACCGTGGTGCCGCCGTCGGTGCTGCTGTGCGACGAACCGACCAGCGCGCTCGACGTGTCGCTGGCGGCATCGGTGCTCAACCTCATCGGCGACCTGCGCCGCACCCTCGACATGTCCGTCGTGTTCGTCACGCACGACCTGTCGGTGGCCCGCGTCGTCGCCGATCGCATCGCCGTCATGTACCTCGGGCGCATCGTCGAGATCGGCCCCGCCGAGCGGGTGATCGGCGCGCCCGCGCACCCCTACACCCAGGCGTTGGTCGACTCCATCCCGGACCTCGGACGCGAATCACGGGTGCTGGCAGGCGAACCCGCGAGCCCACTGTCCCCGCCCAGCGGCTGCGCCTTCCACCCGCGATGTCCCATCTCCGTCGACACGTGCGGCGCCGAGGACCTGGACGTGCGCCTGGAGGGCACCCCGGCCAATCCGCACCAGGTGGCCTGCATCGAACGAAGGGCGCTGTAG
- a CDS encoding ABC transporter permease produces the protein MATVVPAAPAAPLLRGRTRLPSLLRTDSRLLNWIGFSLVVVVTLVVLAVPVLAPHDPLVPAGMPLRAPGENGFVLGTDSIGRDILSRVLYGARSSWFAALVVVAVGLLIGGLIGLIAGATGGWVDTVLMRITDGFLSLPAPVLAIAVVAALGPGFVHTLIAVSIVWWPFYARLVRGEVARLAARPHVEAARLAGTSRIRVATRHLLPGAVPNALVAASLDIGTLILTLAALSFLGLGQAAPAPELGADSARNLSYFLQQWWVPVMPGLGVLVLALVGNVAGDCLRNLMRTNR, from the coding sequence ATGGCCACCGTCGTCCCCGCCGCCCCGGCGGCACCCCTGCTGCGCGGGCGGACCCGCTTGCCGTCGCTGCTGCGCACCGACTCGCGGCTGCTCAACTGGATCGGGTTCTCGCTCGTCGTCGTCGTCACCCTGGTGGTCCTCGCCGTGCCGGTGCTGGCCCCGCACGATCCGTTGGTCCCGGCAGGCATGCCGCTGCGGGCGCCCGGCGAGAACGGCTTCGTGCTCGGCACCGATTCCATCGGCCGCGACATCCTGTCCCGGGTGCTGTACGGCGCCCGGTCGAGCTGGTTCGCCGCGCTCGTCGTCGTCGCGGTGGGCCTGCTCATCGGTGGCCTGATCGGCCTGATCGCCGGCGCCACGGGCGGCTGGGTCGACACGGTCCTGATGCGCATCACCGACGGCTTCCTCAGCCTGCCCGCGCCGGTCCTCGCCATCGCGGTGGTCGCGGCTCTCGGTCCCGGCTTCGTGCACACGCTGATCGCCGTGTCCATCGTGTGGTGGCCCTTCTACGCCCGGCTGGTCCGCGGCGAGGTGGCGCGGCTCGCGGCACGGCCGCACGTCGAGGCGGCGCGCCTCGCCGGCACCAGCCGCATCCGCGTCGCCACCCGCCACCTGCTTCCCGGCGCGGTGCCCAACGCGCTGGTGGCCGCCAGCCTCGACATCGGCACGCTGATCCTGACGCTCGCCGCCCTGTCGTTCCTCGGACTCGGGCAAGCCGCTCCGGCACCGGAACTGGGCGCCGACTCGGCTCGCAATCTCAGCTACTTCCTGCAGCAGTGGTGGGTGCCGGTCATGCCGGGCCTCGGCGTGCTCGTCCTCGCCCTGGTCGGCAACGTCGCCGGCGACTGCCTGCGCAACCTGATGAGGACCAACCGATGA
- a CDS encoding ABC transporter permease gives MKAFVASRLGAMVAILVALTGVMFVLQHVSPLDPVKAQLGAQASADAVAARREALGLNDPILVQFWHYLTGAVTGDLGTSYRTRHAVLSDLGDFVPATLELALFGLVIAILLAVLLAFSTTLRWRGAGLLRAVLFTGSSAPMFLLGILGLLVFYKTLGWVPANGRTGITDVDPGPTGLLTLDGLLRGRFDVVADALHHLLLPAFVIALGPAVAIGRVLRSSLLGDVDSDYARTARAKGLSETQIMARHVLRNSVGAALSMTGLQVGLMFSGVLVVEQVFGWPGIGQYIAQSIPVADFPAIAGVTLMLGALYVFINTVVDLLQAVADPRIAVTGG, from the coding sequence ATGAAGGCATTCGTGGCGAGCCGGCTGGGCGCCATGGTGGCGATCCTGGTAGCGCTCACCGGTGTCATGTTCGTGCTGCAGCACGTCTCCCCGCTCGACCCGGTCAAGGCCCAGCTCGGCGCGCAGGCCTCCGCCGACGCGGTCGCCGCCCGCCGGGAGGCCCTGGGCCTGAACGACCCCATCCTGGTGCAGTTCTGGCACTACCTGACCGGCGCCGTCACCGGGGACCTCGGCACGTCCTACCGCACCCGCCACGCGGTGCTGAGCGACCTCGGCGACTTCGTCCCCGCCACACTGGAACTCGCGCTCTTCGGGCTCGTCATCGCCATCCTGCTGGCCGTGCTGCTCGCCTTCAGCACCACGCTGCGGTGGCGCGGCGCCGGCCTGCTGCGCGCGGTGCTGTTCACCGGATCCTCGGCGCCGATGTTCCTGCTCGGCATCCTCGGGTTGCTGGTCTTCTACAAGACGCTCGGCTGGGTACCCGCCAACGGCCGCACCGGCATCACCGACGTCGACCCCGGCCCGACCGGACTGCTCACCCTCGACGGGCTCCTGCGCGGCCGCTTCGACGTCGTCGCCGACGCCCTGCATCACCTCCTGCTGCCCGCGTTCGTCATCGCGCTCGGTCCCGCCGTCGCCATCGGCCGCGTCCTGCGCAGCAGCCTGCTCGGCGACGTCGACAGCGACTACGCGAGAACCGCACGCGCCAAGGGACTGTCGGAGACCCAGATCATGGCGCGCCACGTCCTGCGCAACTCCGTCGGCGCCGCGCTGTCGATGACCGGCCTGCAGGTCGGCCTGATGTTCTCCGGCGTGCTGGTGGTCGAGCAGGTCTTCGGCTGGCCCGGCATCGGCCAGTACATCGCGCAGAGCATCCCGGTGGCCGACTTCCCGGCCATCGCCGGCGTCACGCTGATGCTCGGCGCCCTCTACGTGTTCATCAACACGGTCGTGGACCTGCTCCAGGCCGTCGCAGACCCCCGAATCGCAGTCACAGGAGGATAG
- a CDS encoding cysteine hydrolase family protein encodes MPKQPLIVGNPVLVVVDMQESGDMPVEEVGIPHMPGYAERIERAQRLIAAARAADVPIVFFQEVHRASGVDFGRELDGVEGPHCIEGRPGTPLHPALLPDLDGPNAEFHIVKRRYSGFIGTEFEIVLSGLKADTLILIGGLTDVCVHYTFADAHQRDFHVRVVTDCVGGSSEYRHDAALDAMEYLQTGATRTTEEILAAFSSRTVLEGAAR; translated from the coding sequence GTGCCGAAACAGCCACTGATCGTGGGCAACCCCGTGCTGGTCGTCGTCGACATGCAGGAGTCCGGCGACATGCCGGTCGAGGAGGTCGGCATTCCGCACATGCCGGGCTACGCCGAGCGGATCGAGCGGGCGCAACGCCTGATCGCCGCCGCCCGCGCCGCCGACGTCCCGATCGTGTTCTTCCAGGAGGTGCACCGCGCCAGCGGCGTCGACTTCGGTCGCGAACTCGACGGTGTGGAGGGTCCGCACTGCATCGAGGGCAGGCCCGGGACGCCGCTGCACCCCGCCCTGCTGCCCGACCTGGACGGACCGAACGCCGAGTTCCACATCGTCAAGCGGCGTTACTCCGGCTTCATCGGCACCGAATTCGAGATCGTGCTGTCCGGGTTGAAGGCCGACACGCTGATCCTCATCGGTGGGCTGACCGACGTCTGCGTGCACTACACGTTCGCCGACGCCCATCAGCGCGACTTCCACGTGCGCGTCGTCACCGACTGCGTCGGCGGCTCGTCGGAGTACCGCCACGACGCCGCGCTCGACGCCATGGAGTACCTGCAAACCGGGGCCACGCGGACCACCGAGGAGATCCTCGCCGCGTTCTCGTCCCGCACCGTCCTCGAAGGAGCCGCACGATGA